A single region of the Lates calcarifer isolate ASB-BC8 linkage group LG16_LG22, TLL_Latcal_v3, whole genome shotgun sequence genome encodes:
- the hells gene encoding lymphoid-specific helicase, whose product MSCVKEESRSASPHCPKPDESEEPLGTTMETRAANDDIVKAESMTSEVVITKEMEEEEKQLMEEGERKEREMMEKARESWQRDSHDMRFKRLQHLLQKSNIYSKFLLTKMEQQQNEEKLRKEKLEKRAKKSTNSAEPDKDKKKRRRDEDYKISDVMSKEEIMSQTKKAKVEEVAPTQKKLEAEDIEKMSDSNQDIKNRLSETVRDNAKHLLHPHRKVNGQPVPTQQPQLFTGGVMRWYQIEGIEWLRMLWENGINGILADEMGLGKTIQCIAHIAMMIEKKVMGPFLVVAPLSTLPNWINEFKRFTPEVSVLLYHGPQPERAKLLKQIRRPQGPLSMFPVVITSFEISMIDRKFLQRFQWKYLIVDEGHRIKNLNCRLVRELKMFPTDNKLLLTGTPLQNNLAELWSLLNFLLPEVFDDLKSFESWFDINTLGEAESVVAAEREQNILSMLHQILTPFLLRRLKSDVTLEVPPKKEIIVYVPLTAKQEAFYTAVVNKTIAKILGQEKTEAPVALTSSGRPKRRTRKVVDYKEKGGDTLYDLEKYLARVHNELEQSSPPVLDVQSPLDAQINLKLQNILMLLKRCCNHPYLVEYPLDPATQEFKIDEQLVQSSGKFLMLDKLLPALKKRGHKVLIFSQMTSILDILMDYCYLRGFQYSRLDGSMSYSDRDENMTKFSNDPEVFLFLLSTRAGGLGINLTAADTVIIFDSDWNPQADLQAQDRCHRIGQTKPVVVYRLVTANTIDQKILERASAKRKLEQMVIHKNKFKGGKAELNQNKSCIDLDELMELLKARGTEKEVKASRGKVISDKDLEILLDRSDLLDKEKGSMKKEKVGVFRVTDAKELSEITLT is encoded by the exons ATGAGCTG CGTGAAGGAAGAAAGTCGTAGTGCGTCCCCTCACTGCCCCAAACCAGATGAATCTGAAGAGCCACTGGGCACAACCATGGAGACCAGAGCCGCCAATG ATGACATTGTGAAAGCTGAGAGTATGACATCTGAAGTCGTTATcacaaaggaaatggaggaagaagagaagcagctgatggaggaaggtgaaaggaaagagagggagatgatgGAAAAg GCTCGGGAATCGTGGCAGAGGGATTCTCATGATATGCGGTTTAAGAGACTGCAGCATCTGCTTCAGAAGAGCAACATCTACTCTAAATTCCTGCTGACCAAAATGGAACAACAACAGAATGag GAGAAACTCAGAAAGGAGAAACTGGAAAAGAGGGCCAAGAAG AGCACAAACAGTGCGGAGCCTGACAAAG ataaaaagaagaggaggagggacgaAGACTACAAAATATCAGATGTCATGTCAAAAGAA GAAATCATGTCGCAAACTAAGAAGGCAAAAGTGGAAGAGGTG GCACCGACCCAGAAAAAGTTAGAGGCTGAGGATATTGAGAAGATGAGTGACTCCAACCAAGACATCAAGAACCGCCTGTCAGAGACGGTGCGAGACAACGCCAAGCATCTCCTGCATCCTCACAGGAAGGTGAACGGCCAGCCGGTCCCCACCCAGCAGCCACAGCTCTTCACCGGAGGGGTCATGAGATGGTACCAGATTGAAGGCATCGAGTGGCTGAGG ATGTTGTGGGAAAATGGCATCAATGGGATCCTTGCTGATGAGATGGGACTGGGAAAGACCATCCAGTGCATTGCTCACATTGCCATGATGATAGAAAAGAAAGTGATGGGCCCCTTCCTGGTGGTTGcccctctctccactctgccCAACTGGATCAATGAATTCAAGCGCTTTACACCAGAG GTGTCTGTGCTGCTTTACCACGGCCCCCAGCCAGAGAGGGCCAAATTACTGAAGCAGATCCGCAGGCCTCAGGGGCCCCTCAGCATGTTTCCTGTGGTTATCACTTCCTTTGAGATCTCcatgattgacagaaaattccTCCAG CGCTTTCAGTGGAAGTACCTGATAGTGGACGAAGGTCACCGGATCAAAAACCTCAACTGTCGGCTGGTCCGGGAGCTGAAGATGTTTCCCACCGAtaacaagctgctgctgacagggACACCGCTGCAGAACAATCTCGCTGAGCTCTGGTCCCTCCTCAACTTCCTCCTGCCAGAGGTCTTTGATGACCTCAAGAG CTTTGAGTCATGGTTTGACATCAACACTCTTGGGGAGGCTGAGAGTGTGGTGGCTGCTGAGCGTGAACAGAACATCCTGAGCATGTTACACCAG ATTCTTACTCCGTTCTTGCTGAGGAGGCTGAAATCAGACGTGACACTGGAGGTTCCTCCTAAGAAAGAGATCATTGTTTATGTTCCTCTGACAGCCAAACAGGAGGCCTTTTACACGGCTGTGGTCAACAAGACCATCGCCAAGATCCTTGGCCAGGAAAAG ACAGAGGCTCCTGTAGCACTGACATCGAGCGGCAGGCCAAAGCGTCGGACTCGAAAGGTGGTGGACTACAAAGAAAAAGGTGGAGACACACTGTACGACCTGGAGAAATACTTGGCAAGGGTCCACAACGAGCTTGAACAGAG CTCACCTCCAGTGCTGGATGTCCAGAGCCCGCTGGACGCTCAGATCAACCTGAAGCTGCAGAACATTCTCATGTTACTAAAGAGATGCTGCAACCACCCCTATCTGGTGGAGTACCCCCTTGATCCTGCCACACAGGAGTTCAAG ATTGATGAGCAGCTGGTGCAGAGCTCTGGGAAGTTTCTTATGCTGGACAAATTGCTGCCTGCACTGAAGAAAAGGGGACACAAG GTTCTGATCTTCAGCCAGATGACATCCATCTTGGATATTTTGATGGATTATTGCTATCTTCGGGGCTTCCAGTACAGCCGACTGGATGGCAGCATGTCCTACtctgacagagatgaaaat ATGACCAAGTTTTCCAATGATCCAGAGGTGTTTTTGTTCCTGCTGAGCACCAGAGCTGGAGGACTCGGGATCAACCTCACAGCTGCAGATACAGTCATCATTTTTGACAGTGACTGG AACCCCCAGGCAGACCTGCAGGCTCAGGACCGCTGTCACCGCATTGGTCAAACTAAACCTGTGGTGGTATACCGCCTGGTCACAGCCAACACAATTGACCAAAAGATCCTGGAGAGGGCTTCGGCCAAGAGGAAGCTGGAGCAGATGGTCATTCACAAGA ATAAGTTCAAAGGTGGGAAGGCAGAGCtgaaccaaaataaaagctgcattGATCTTGATGAGTTGATGGAGCTCCTAAAAGCCAGAGGCACTGAGAA GGAGGTAAAAGCATCAAGGGGAAAAGTGATCAGTGACAAGGACCTGGAGATTTTGCTGGATCGCAGTGACTTGCTGG acaaagaaaaggggagcatgaagaaagagaaagtgggaGTCTTCAGAGTGACTGATGCCAAAGAGTTGTCAGAGATCACACTGACCTGA